One genomic region from Colletotrichum lupini chromosome 7, complete sequence encodes:
- a CDS encoding cyclophilin type peptidyl-prolyl cis-trans isomerase/CLD, translating to MPSQVYFDIEWEGPVLDGSGRPTSTVQQQNGRIVFNLFDDVVPKTAANFRALCTGEKGFGYQGSSFHRIIPDFMLQGGDFTRGNGTGGKSIYGEKFADENFQLKHDKPGLLSMANAGPNTNGSQFFVTTVVTSWLNGRHVVFGEVADQNGLNIVKALEATGSSSGAVKYGKRPTIVASGAL from the exons ATGCCTTCCCAAGT TTACTTCGACATTGAGTGGGAGGGTCCCGTCCTCGACGGCTCCGGACGTCCCACCTCTACCGTCCAGC AGCAAAACGGCCGCATCGTCTTCAACCTTTTCGATGACGTTGTCCCCAAGACCGCCGCCAACTTCCGCGCTCTCTGCACCGGCGAGAAGGGCTTCGGCTACCAGGGCTCTTCCTTCCACCGCATCATCCCCGACTTCATGCTTCAGGGTGGTGACTTCACCCGTGGCAACGGCACCGGTGGCAAGTCCATCTACGGCGAGAAGTTCGCCGACGAGAACTTCCAGTTGAAGCACGACAAGCCCGGTCTGCTTTCCATGGCCAACGCCGGCCCCAACAC CAACGGCTCCCAGTTCTTCGTTACCACCGTCGTCACCTCGTGGCTCAACGGCCGCCACGTCGTCTTCGGCGAGGTTGCTGATCAGAACGGCCTCAACATCGTCAAGGCTCTCGAGGCTACCGGCTCCTCCAGCGGTGCCGTCAAGTACGGCAAGCGCCCCACCATCGTCGCCTCTGGTGCGTTGTAA
- a CDS encoding RNA polymerase Rpc34 subunit, with amino-acid sequence MAPAPPAADSPSAATTSSTDSKLEVWKDMLYEKFQKAGDENELFTQYDLLDFDVIPNRDTVTLLKCLQSLTNDRLLIAVSSQTGLAWRWRSVEDAEKYKLCTTDEQRMVYGAIDEAGGDGIWSKSIQNRLNMHDSVLKTALKQLQGKGLIAPFKNVEHPNKRMFIKASMRPSERATGGPWFTDSTFDEAFIEEIQRVIFDYVKRKSTYHSTGSSSSSSAATRTAVPKKGVLKGGLPDTKGKKRSAGEISGASEADTKPAPAVQPPKREPTCLPLPAGFKEYPTVREIARFISQSGITSDTILGEEDMQKLIDVLVFDGLIESIRVSGRVGYRVCRAPRQSNTAWAGRQDDEGGPEPFVNGYTEAPCGRCPVFELCEEGGPVSASNCVYFQRWLGLE; translated from the exons ATGGCTCCCGCACCCCCAGCGGCGGACTCGCCCTCGGCGGCAACCACCTCGAGCACCGACTCTAAGCTAGAGGTGTGGAAGGACATGCTGTACGAGAAATTCCAAAAGGCCGGCGACGAGAACGAGCTCTTTACCCAATACGATCTCCTCGACTTTGACGTGATCCCGAACCGCGACACCGTTACCCTCCTGAAGTGCCTCCAGAGCCTCACAAACGACCGCCTCCTCATCGCCGTCTCCTCCCAGACCGGCCTCGCCTGGCGATGGCGCTCCGTCGAAGATGCAGAAAA ATACAAGCTCTGCACGACAGACGAACAGCGCATGGTCTACGGCGCAATCGACGAAGCAGGCGGCGACGGAATCTGGTCCAAATCAATCCAGAACCGCCTCAACATGCACGACTCGGTCCTCAAGACGGCCCTCAAACAGCTGCAAGGAAAGGGCCTCATCGCCCCCTTCAAGAACGTCGAGCACCCCAACAAGCGCATGTTCATCAAGGCCTCCATGCGGCCCTCGGAACGCGCCACCGGCGGGCCCTGGTTCACCGACTCGACGTTCGACGAGGCCTTCATCGAGGAAATCCAGCGTGTCATCTTTGACTACGTCAAGCGCAAGAGCACCTACCACAGCACCggctcttcctcctcttcgtcAGCCGCCACCCGCACCGCTGTGCCCAAAAAGGGCGTCCTCAAGGGCGGTCTCCCGGATACCAAGGGCAAGAAGCGCAGCGCGGGAGAAATCTCGGGCGCCAGCGAAGCAGACACCAAACCCGCTCCGGCCGTCCAACCTCCCAAGCGAGAACCAACCTGCCTGCCCCTCCCCGCGGGATTCAAAGAATATCCCACCGTGCGGGAGATCGCGCGCTTCATCTCCCAGTCGGGCATTACGAGCGACACGATCCTCGGCGAGGAAGACATGCAGAAGCTCATTGACGTGCTCGTTTTCGACGGCCTCATCGAGTCGATCCGCGTCTCGGGCCGCGTCGGCTACAGAGTCTGCCGCGCCCCGCGACAGAGCAACACGGCCTGGGCGGGCCGCCAGGACGACGAGGGCGGGCCGGAGCCGTTTGTCAATGGGTACACGGAGGCTCCTTGCGGGCGGTGTCCCGTTTTTGAGCTCTGCGAGGAGGGCGGTCCCGTGAGCGCGAGCAATTGCGTTTACTTTCAGCGATGGCTGGGTCTGGAATGA